The Arachis hypogaea cultivar Tifrunner chromosome 14, arahy.Tifrunner.gnm2.J5K5, whole genome shotgun sequence genome has a segment encoding these proteins:
- the LOC112744188 gene encoding protein BPS1, chloroplastic, translating into MSRPQEPHRPFFPFGNPFRMISPKGSVLSPQLLAVLHAFEVTLGERLKKLMPKSNDEILSLSWMALAMQMLSETHNDIKTLIADLDLPVHDWDEKWIDVYLDISVKLLDICIAFSSELSRLNQGNLLLQCALHNLNSSSSKQFARAQSSLDGWKKHIHSRNPRIEKCDGILDNLVGSLDLPKVKKSPKGKVLMQAMYGVKVQTVFVCSVFAAAFSGSTKKLIDLDVAEIYTWAPEFISLQNLVNEEVRVRFSSGQFTVLKELEAVDSAVKELYPIIPDVVDPIETELDLKTVEQLGRATEKLSEGLDLLAKGVDGFFQVVLSGRDALLSNLRSGGTLYDRGSGGNIGVQAVN; encoded by the coding sequence ATGAGCCGTCCCCAGGAACCACACAGACCATTCTTTCCTTTTGGAAATCCTTTCCGGATGATATCACCTAAAGGATCTGTCTTGTCTCCTCAACTTCTGGCAGTATTACATGCCTTTGAGGTAACCCTGGGAGAAAGGCTGAAAAAGCTTATGCCCAAAAGCAATGATGAGATCCTCAGTTTATCTTGGATGGCTTTGGCTATGCAAATGCTTAGTGAGACTCATAATGATATTAAAACCCTCATAGCAGATCTTGATCTTCCTGTTCATGATTGGGATGAAAAATGGATAGACGTGTACTTGGACATCAGTGTAAAATTGCTAGATATATGCATTGCATTTAGTTCTGAGTTATCACGTCTGAACCAGGGTAATCTTTTACTTCAATGTGCATTGCATAATTTGAATTCTTCCTCTTCAAAGCAGTTTGCCCGAGCTCAATCTTCACTTGATGGTTGGAAGAAGCATATTCATTCTAGGAACCCTAGGATTGAAAAATGTGATGGAATCTTGGATAATCTTGTCGGGTCACTTGATCTGCCAAAGGTCAAAAAGTCTCCCAAGGGGAAGGTTTTGATGCAAGCTATGTATGGAGTAAaggtgcagacagtatttgtATGTAGTGTGTTTGCAGCAGCTTTTTCAGGCTCTACCAAGAAGTTGATAGATTTGGATGTGGCTGAAATATATACATGGGCTCCAGAATTTATAAGTTTGCAAAATCTTGTAAATGAGGAAGTTAGAGTTAGATTTTCTAGTGGGCAATTTACTGTGTTGAAGGAGTTGGAAGCAGTTGATTCTGCTGTTAAGGAATTATACCCTATTATCCCTGATGTGGTCGACCCCATTGAGACAGAATTGGATCTGAAGACTGTTGAGCAATTAGGCAGAGCGACGGAGAAGCTTTCAGAAGGATTAGATCTTCTTGCAAAAGGAGTGGATGGCTTTTTCCAAGTGGTCTTGAGTGGTCGTGATGCCTTACTATCTAATCTTAGATCAGGTGGAACTCTCTATGATCGTGGCTCCGGGGGTAATATAGGTGTGCAAGCAGTCAATTGA
- the LOC112744189 gene encoding probable serine/threonine-protein kinase At1g01540 → MSIFDGAFMDTELSKRTSIFGLRLWVVIGILVGVLIVFTLFLLSLCLTSRRHRRRRTVAGKYSSAGAPPAKEIQEIVHLPGPHMLRQPQAPAPVPEIHVDFGKVEHRVVVHSDNNNNSNNRGVSSGESKGTVSGCETTSSFGSGSVVLGVGGGGVGVGPEVSHLGWGRWYTLRELEAATNGLCEENVIGEGGYGIVYSGVLSDGTKVAVKNLLNNKGQAEREFKVEVEAIGRVRHKNLVRLLGYCVEGAYRMLVYEYVNNGNLEQWLHGDVGPVSPLTWDIRMNIILGTARGLAYLHEGLEPKVVHRDVKSSNILIDRQWNSKVSDFGLAKLLCSENSYITTRVMGTFGYVAPEYACTGMLTEKSDVYSFGILIMEIITGRSPVDYSRPQGEVNLIDWLKTMVGNRKAEEVVDPKLPEMPTSKALKRAILIALRCVDPDATKRPKMGHVIHMLEADDLLFQHERKTEGESSRSQRQERKDSDLDKRIPDGGITDQSEDDSNRNHQQHTRWR, encoded by the exons aTGTCAATTTTCGATGGAGCATTCATGGACACAGAGCTCTCAAAGCGAACCTCAATCTTCGGCCTCCGCCTCTGGGTCGTCATCGGAATCCTCGTCGGAGTCCTCATCGTATTTACCCTCTTTCTTCTCTCCCTCTGCCTCACCTCCCGCCGCCACCGCCGCCGCCGAACCGTTGCCGGAAAATATTCATCCGCCGGAGCACCACCAGCCAAGGAGATCCAGGAGATAGTCCACCTCCCTGGACCACACATGCTCCGGCAGCCTCAGGCGCCGGCGCCGGTGCCAGAGATTCACGTTGACTTCGGAAAGGTGGAGCACCGTGTGGTGGTGCACTctgataacaacaacaacagcaacaatagAGGAGTGTCTAGCGGTGAGAGTAAAGGAACTGTTAGTGGCTGTGAAACGACATCGTCGTTTGGGAGTGGGAGTGTCGTTTTGggggttggtggtggtggtgttggtgtggGACCTGAGGTTTCTCATCTTGGTTGGGGAAGATGGTACACTTTGAGAGAACTTGAAGCTGCTACTAATGGATTGTGTGAAGAgaatgtgattggtgaaggtggTTATGGCATTGTTTATTCTGGCGTTCTAAGTGATGGTACCAAAGTTGCTGTCAAGAATCTCTTGAATAACAa GGGCCAAGCTGAGAGAGAATTTAAAGTAGAGGTAGAAGCAATTGGTCGAGTTCGACACAAAAATCTTGTTAGGTTACTTGGCTATTGTGTTGAGGGGGCCTACAG GATGCTTGTGTATGAATATGTGAACAATGGGAATCTAGAACAATGGCTCCATGGGGATGTTGGACCTGTAAGTCCCTTGACATGGGATATACGCATGAACATCATCTTGGGAACTGCAAGAGG ATTGGCATATCTTCATGAAGGTCTTGAACCAAAGGTTGTCCACCGGGATGTGAAATCGAGTAATATACTCATTGATCGCCAATGGAACTCTAAGGTTTCTGATTTCGGGCTCGCTAAACTTTTGTGTTCTGAGAATAGCTACATCACAACTCGAGTGATGGGGACATTTGG TTATGTTGCACCGGAGTATGCTTGCACCGGAATGTTGACCGAAAAGAGTGACGTTTATAGCTTCGGGATACTCATCATGGAGATAATTACCGGGAGGAGTCCTGTCGATTATAGTAGACCACAAGGAGAG GTTAACTTAATAGATTGGTTGAAGACTATGGTTGGGAATAGAAAAGCTGAAGAGGTAGTTGATCCTAAGCTCCCTGAGATGCCAACCTCCAAGGCCCTTAAACGTGCTATATTGATTGCCCTTCGTTGTGTTGACCCTGACGCGACAAAGAGGCCTAAAATGGGACATGTGATCCACATGCTTGAGGCAGATGATCTGTTATTCCAACAT gaacGAAAAACTGAGGGAGAATCTTCGCGTTCGCAACGACAAGAGCGCAAGGACTCAGATTTAGATAAGAGGATACCAGATGGAGGGATCACTGATCAAAGTGAAGATGATAGTAATAGAAATCACCAGCAGCATACTAGGTGGAGATGA